One segment of Chionomys nivalis chromosome 1, mChiNiv1.1, whole genome shotgun sequence DNA contains the following:
- the LOC130880750 gene encoding 60S ribosomal protein L12-like, which produces MPPKFDPNEIKVLYLRCTGGEVGATSALAPKIGPLGLSPKKVGDDIAKATGDWKGLRITVKLTIQNRQAQIEVVPSASALIIKALKEPPRDRKKQKNIKHSGNITFDEIVNIARQMRHRSLARELSGTIKEILGTAQSVGCNVDGRHLHDIIDDINSGAVECPAS; this is translated from the coding sequence ATGCCGCCCAAGTTCGACCCCAACGAGATCAAAGTCCTGTACCTGAGGTGTACCGGAGGTGAGGTCGGCGCCACATCCGCCTTGGCCCCCAAGATCGGCCCCCTGGGTCTGTCTCCGAAAAAAGTTGGTGATGATATTGCCAAGGCAACCGGTGACTGGAAAGGCCTGAGGATTACAGTGAAACTGACCATCCAGAACAGACAGGCCCAGATTGAGGTGgtgccctctgcctctgccctgatcATCAAAGCCCTCAAGGAGCCaccaagagacaggaagaagcagaagaacaTTAAACACAGCGGAAATATCACTTTCGACGAGATTGTCAACATTGCCCGGCAGATGCGACACAGGTCTTTAGCCAGAGAACTTTCTGGAACTATTAAAGAGATCCTGGGTACTGCACAGTCTGTGGGCTGCAATGTGGATGGGCGCCACCTTCATGACATCATTGATGACATCAACAGTGGTGCTGTGGAATGTCCAGCTAGCTAA